The Methanosphaera sp. BMS genome contains a region encoding:
- a CDS encoding UvrD-helicase domain-containing protein has product MVKLDEYQIKAVTYDEPFKLLVPAGPGAGKTRVLIERVKYLLENGAKPESFLIITFSREAANELKERLSDSKDGIDIHEVNKMQISTIHSFCNELLRESGKSGFNILDDDFDERKSMFIRRYRDELGLKREARISGSKLGSVIKKFNEYSTFNVNTPKLTEYIRENYPVSQEYLDLIASCGEGKDFEYPYEDIFADEELRTSASNAQYLAVAEAYPKYLELLEENNYLDYNQLQIKTLELLEENPDIALNSRFKNILIDEFQDTDPIQMRIFKHFMDDYESFTIVGDDDQSIYGFRGSVPDYFTNFIKKYGADEQILINNYRSGKEIVEFNEEYIQPYRGMDKELKAANTFDSAVYSLPYKNKDEQGYNIASLIKYLKNSGKLKSYNDVGILMRSVNNDALTSIIRELKKEDIPFDMPVSTSITDCDEVKAIITLLWYLKSDGDKYIPTKWEQNWLNLTCFDNPYFKLTDNTIEILKNKECEYQQKVLEVARRIYQENNVEIESLDSYNEIFKQEHALRDQIFEEAGRPFTLGHMTMDEMVDLGISDEEDLKFFGYLNYLKENQESANKDKSTLLEVYYLLLDMLGITENRFEQENEENTRILLNLALLSQTIANYEEIEWKHDLNGLFWYMSANLDKRTTPEIKEERDAVQIMTIHKSKGLQFEVVIVGNITRTYNDIKDLDKKAQEEPKTWDSFLHQPTFPTPIEYLKYKDGTRRDELIRECLEEKRILYVAMTRAKRILVLSDWVYKNDNPASEVIKQMKEKIPAFKDLTSDNYEDLPLAYDFEESTDDTPKEETIDISYTSFSDYRQCPHDYNVKYNYGFRSTPNEYVLMGTIAHGIVDQIHQRHINGQEVTDDVIDEIFAKTEHYNRNIDPEDHEYQLVKEAIHKYWDEDGKTWDIMASEYPFHVIKTGYNLTGKIDLIVKEGNDITVIDFKTTEKPIKEADKKKYLEQLSIYAIALREDPQYKDYNIKKGIIYTIKNNKQYHFDLTDEIIFNMEKEIEETVEKIKNHEYPRCNKANCQSCNRFKTLSSFEDIIEMIKSEFNGDRQHDRQIIQQAMHDYAAHAYGEEIIRELGRMLWDYLTPEEQEEFKKAVDTDQPIVGMLNDVISHINESKSDEALDILENFLKKYPRTFSDDNVNEYHSFNNPIEEVLFMKYIQPEKEVRIIPPNAPWFDVYYIYGRLLVEHERTDEAIKIFKEALKINPVSTATLLMLAQLHEKDLQEYFKYSMESLKYAYQYQEVAESYRKIADCFYRKEKYELAVAIYLNSMFFESIIPKEVEEIESKGYDVNFTEEEIITKLAESGVPPRGNPEVVKTIKDLAEECEAHKDYEAARFFYTKLLNMTYETELMEKLGQLEELMKK; this is encoded by the coding sequence ATGGTAAAACTAGATGAATATCAGATAAAAGCAGTAACATATGATGAACCATTCAAATTACTGGTTCCAGCAGGTCCCGGTGCAGGAAAAACACGTGTATTAATAGAACGTGTAAAGTACTTACTGGAAAATGGTGCAAAGCCAGAATCATTCTTAATTATAACCTTCTCCAGAGAGGCAGCAAATGAGTTAAAAGAAAGATTAAGTGACAGTAAAGATGGTATTGACATTCATGAAGTAAACAAGATGCAAATCAGTACTATTCACAGCTTTTGTAATGAACTCTTAAGAGAATCAGGAAAGAGTGGATTTAACATATTGGATGATGACTTTGATGAAAGAAAAAGTATGTTTATCAGGCGATATCGTGACGAGCTTGGATTAAAACGTGAAGCACGTATAAGTGGAAGTAAACTAGGTAGTGTAATAAAAAAATTCAATGAATACTCCACATTCAATGTAAACACGCCTAAATTAACCGAGTATATCAGGGAAAATTATCCTGTTAGCCAGGAATACCTGGACTTAATAGCCAGCTGTGGTGAAGGAAAGGACTTTGAATACCCATATGAGGACATATTTGCCGATGAAGAACTACGTACAAGTGCATCCAATGCCCAGTATCTAGCAGTGGCAGAGGCATATCCAAAATACTTGGAATTATTGGAAGAAAATAATTATCTTGACTATAATCAACTACAGATAAAAACACTGGAATTACTCGAGGAAAATCCAGATATAGCACTAAACAGTCGATTCAAGAACATTCTCATCGACGAGTTTCAGGATACTGACCCTATACAGATGAGAATATTCAAGCATTTCATGGATGACTATGAATCATTTACCATAGTGGGAGATGATGATCAAAGTATTTATGGATTCCGTGGAAGTGTACCAGATTACTTTACAAATTTCATAAAAAAATATGGAGCAGATGAACAGATCTTAATAAACAACTACCGCTCAGGTAAAGAAATAGTTGAATTTAACGAAGAATACATTCAACCATACCGTGGAATGGACAAAGAATTAAAAGCAGCAAATACATTTGATAGTGCTGTTTACTCATTACCATATAAGAATAAGGATGAACAGGGATATAACATTGCAAGTCTGATAAAATATCTTAAAAATAGTGGAAAACTCAAGTCTTATAATGATGTGGGAATATTAATGCGTTCTGTAAACAATGATGCATTAACTTCTATTATCAGGGAACTTAAAAAAGAAGATATTCCATTCGACATGCCGGTTTCAACAAGTATAACTGACTGTGATGAAGTAAAGGCAATCATAACACTATTATGGTACTTAAAAAGTGACGGTGATAAATACATACCAACAAAATGGGAACAAAACTGGCTTAATTTAACATGTTTTGATAATCCATACTTCAAATTAACTGATAATACAATAGAAATATTAAAAAACAAGGAATGTGAATATCAACAAAAAGTCTTGGAAGTAGCACGTAGAATATATCAGGAAAATAATGTAGAAATAGAATCATTAGACTCTTATAATGAAATATTTAAACAGGAACATGCTCTAAGAGATCAAATATTTGAAGAAGCAGGAAGACCATTTACACTAGGACACATGACTATGGATGAAATGGTAGACTTGGGAATAAGTGATGAAGAAGACCTTAAATTCTTTGGCTATCTTAACTATCTTAAAGAAAATCAAGAATCAGCCAACAAAGATAAAAGCACACTACTTGAAGTATACTACTTACTGTTGGATATGCTAGGCATAACAGAAAATCGATTCGAGCAAGAAAACGAGGAAAACACGAGAATATTATTAAACCTTGCACTGCTTAGCCAAACCATAGCAAACTATGAAGAAATAGAATGGAAACATGATTTAAACGGATTATTCTGGTATATGTCTGCAAATCTTGATAAAAGAACAACGCCTGAAATAAAAGAAGAACGTGATGCAGTACAAATAATGACAATACACAAATCCAAAGGACTTCAATTTGAAGTAGTAATAGTAGGAAACATCACACGTACCTACAATGATATAAAAGATTTGGATAAAAAAGCTCAGGAAGAACCAAAAACATGGGATAGTTTCCTTCATCAGCCAACATTTCCAACCCCAATAGAATACCTGAAATATAAGGATGGAACAAGACGGGATGAATTAATAAGAGAATGCCTGGAAGAAAAAAGAATATTATATGTGGCAATGACTAGGGCTAAAAGAATACTCGTACTATCCGATTGGGTTTATAAAAATGATAATCCAGCATCAGAAGTTATAAAACAGATGAAAGAAAAAATACCTGCATTTAAAGACTTAACATCTGATAACTATGAAGATCTTCCACTAGCATATGACTTTGAAGAAAGCACAGATGATACACCTAAAGAAGAAACTATTGATATAAGTTATACAAGCTTCTCAGACTACAGACAATGTCCACATGACTATAACGTTAAATATAACTATGGATTCAGAAGTACACCAAACGAGTACGTACTCATGGGAACAATAGCACATGGAATAGTCGACCAGATACACCAGAGGCATATCAACGGTCAAGAAGTGACAGATGACGTGATAGATGAAATATTTGCCAAGACAGAACATTACAATCGTAACATAGACCCTGAAGACCATGAATACCAACTGGTTAAAGAAGCCATACATAAATACTGGGACGAGGATGGAAAAACATGGGATATAATGGCATCAGAATATCCATTCCACGTAATAAAAACAGGCTACAACCTAACCGGAAAAATTGACTTAATAGTCAAGGAAGGCAATGATATTACAGTAATAGACTTTAAAACAACAGAAAAACCAATAAAAGAGGCCGATAAGAAGAAGTATCTGGAGCAACTAAGTATCTATGCAATAGCACTACGAGAAGACCCACAATACAAAGACTACAACATCAAAAAAGGAATAATCTACACAATAAAAAACAACAAACAATACCACTTTGACCTAACAGATGAAATAATATTCAACATGGAAAAAGAAATAGAGGAAACCGTAGAAAAAATAAAAAACCATGAATATCCACGCTGCAACAAGGCCAACTGCCAGTCATGCAACCGTTTTAAAACACTATCCAGTTTCGAGGATATAATAGAAATGATAAAATCCGAGTTTAATGGTGACAGGCAACATGACCGACAGATTATACAACAGGCAATGCATGACTATGCAGCTCATGCATATGGAGAGGAGATAATCAGGGAACTAGGACGAATGCTATGGGACTACTTAACTCCAGAAGAACAGGAAGAATTCAAAAAAGCAGTAGATACAGATCAACCAATAGTCGGCATGTTAAATGATGTTATCAGCCATATCAATGAGAGTAAAAGTGATGAAGCATTGGATATACTGGAAAACTTCCTAAAAAAATATCCAAGAACATTCTCTGATGATAATGTAAATGAATATCATAGCTTCAACAATCCAATTGAAGAAGTCCTATTTATGAAATACATCCAACCTGAAAAAGAAGTAAGGATAATACCACCAAATGCACCATGGTTTGATGTATACTATATCTATGGAAGACTACTAGTAGAACATGAAAGGACCGATGAAGCAATAAAAATCTTTAAAGAAGCACTAAAAATAAATCCAGTTTCAACAGCAACACTACTAATGCTCGCACAACTACATGAAAAAGACCTACAAGAATACTTCAAATACTCAATGGAATCCTTAAAATATGCATATCAATACCAAGAAGTAGCAGAAAGCTACCGAAAAATAGCAGATTGCTTCTACAGAAAGGAAAAATATGAATTAGCAGTGGCAATATACCTAAATAGCATGTTTTTTGAAAGTATAATACCAAAAGAAGTAGAAGAAATAGAATCCAAAGGATATGATGTAAACTTTACAGAAGAAGAAATAATAACTAAACTAGCCGAAAGTGGTGTGCCACCACGTGGAAATCCAGAGGTAGTAAAAACAATCAAAGACTTAGCAGAAGAATGTGAAGCACATAAAGACTATGAAGCAGCAAGATTCTTTTATACCAAACTCTTGAACATGACCTATGAAACAGAGCTAATGGAAAAACTAGGACAACTGGAAGAATTAATGAAGAAATAA
- a CDS encoding IBR domain-containing protein, producing the protein MSKVENLINKTKELLKKDDYPEVIETCADILEINSDNEFALRFMGISNFHLKNFKESEKYLEKAYQNNPKYDKIVEDYGMVLLELDKLDKALSLYDDYFKSPDIYRKNEVKKYFITLAKECSYRNKINEALKCYDYYLNHQIDEEILSSKINLLIHLKRFDDCMSCYDLLIDLEDDEHKLSGLYYDKILCLEFKALKLYDKFIKEQNRVYPDGMYVQPINYYVYLEEMYTCYTKSLEIFWKKVCFDKVELKSWYNHLSNNLANNTNPEEFFDNLFNIDSEDTMGWCNKIDSIGYVFRDYAYNYYDLLLERNPDSIQILNKKAEFLYYSKPTVSLKLYERILELNEYDKDALKQKLRLLYKLKWYGKAYEFIKSLPDNMNGITSEISDIAELLTDNKKYSEAIYCYEKLLQYNPSEISSITNIKKIWKEAGMKEAKKNSKYYLDWIDVIISRNDVIWCPKEGCNGKLCHIVQGFNGKRLLGRNMILGEYIDCDENATHYCPKCKKEYEYGVECFNYDMNDSVLYEYAVTLILAIKHYILNSYTNEENINILQERLYTEYHLDKREVNAFINKLEKLNYINKMITLN; encoded by the coding sequence ATGTCAAAAGTAGAAAATTTAATAAATAAAACTAAGGAATTACTAAAAAAAGATGATTATCCTGAAGTTATTGAAACATGTGCTGATATACTTGAAATAAACTCTGATAATGAGTTTGCACTTCGATTCATGGGAATATCAAATTTTCACCTGAAAAACTTCAAAGAATCAGAGAAATACCTTGAAAAAGCGTATCAAAACAATCCAAAATATGATAAAATCGTAGAAGATTATGGTATGGTATTACTGGAATTAGATAAACTTGATAAAGCATTATCATTATATGATGATTACTTCAAATCTCCAGATATTTATAGAAAAAATGAAGTCAAAAAATATTTCATTACATTAGCTAAGGAATGCTCCTATAGAAATAAAATAAATGAAGCACTAAAATGCTATGATTATTATCTAAATCATCAAATAGATGAAGAAATATTATCTTCAAAGATTAATTTATTAATACATCTAAAAAGATTTGATGATTGCATGTCCTGTTATGACTTATTGATTGATTTAGAAGATGATGAGCATAAGTTATCAGGATTATATTATGATAAAATACTTTGTCTTGAATTTAAAGCATTAAAATTATATGATAAATTTATTAAAGAACAAAATAGGGTTTATCCTGATGGAATGTATGTTCAGCCTATAAATTATTATGTTTATTTGGAAGAGATGTACACTTGTTATACTAAATCTTTGGAGATATTTTGGAAAAAGGTATGTTTTGACAAAGTTGAATTAAAGTCATGGTATAATCATTTATCGAATAATTTAGCAAATAATACTAACCCCGAAGAATTTTTTGATAATTTATTTAATATTGATTCTGAAGATACAATGGGTTGGTGTAATAAAATTGATTCGATAGGTTATGTTTTTAGAGATTATGCGTATAATTATTATGACTTACTTTTGGAAAGAAATCCGGATTCAATCCAAATACTCAATAAAAAGGCTGAATTCTTATATTATTCTAAGCCAACAGTATCTTTAAAGTTATATGAAAGGATATTAGAACTTAATGAATATGATAAGGATGCATTAAAACAAAAACTGCGATTACTTTATAAATTAAAATGGTATGGTAAAGCATATGAATTCATTAAATCATTACCTGATAACATGAATGGAATTACAAGTGAAATATCAGACATTGCAGAATTATTAACTGATAATAAAAAGTATTCCGAAGCCATCTATTGCTATGAAAAATTGTTACAATATAATCCATCTGAAATTTCTTCCATAACAAATATCAAGAAAATATGGAAAGAAGCGGGAATGAAAGAAGCTAAAAAGAACAGTAAATATTACCTTGATTGGATTGATGTAATCATTTCACGTAATGATGTAATATGGTGTCCAAAAGAGGGATGTAATGGAAAATTATGTCATATAGTTCAGGGATTTAACGGAAAAAGACTCTTGGGAAGAAATATGATACTGGGGGAATATATTGATTGTGATGAAAACGCTACACATTATTGTCCTAAATGTAAAAAAGAATATGAATATGGCGTAGAATGCTTTAATTATGATATGAATGATTCTGTATTATATGAATATGCAGTTACATTAATACTAGCCATCAAACATTATATTTTAAATAGTTATACAAATGAAGAAAATATTAATATTTTACAAGAACGATTATATACTGAATATCACTTGGATAAAAGAGAAGTTAATGCTTTTATAAACAAATTAGAAAAATTAAATTATATAAATAAAATGATTACTTTGAACTAA